In bacterium, a single genomic region encodes these proteins:
- a CDS encoding MerR family transcriptional regulator, which translates to MKISELSRRTQVSKETIHYYVREGLLPRPRKLGRNVADYDEGYVNKILLIKQLQNHRFLPLSMIKKILRYQKGSVERESFLQLHDSYFRPVDQLLPTEVVGEEAFRNATGLGRKWLAKMEQWGIITPEIRDGEKIYSQDDVTLGRVVVDMDRIGLGPKDGFDPEALKHYKDMFREIVIMSHRYYIQGALGKLTPEEYSARAAKGSEIMSVFFYHLYRKISREEYRRILALMENKANDS; encoded by the coding sequence ATGAAAATCAGTGAACTTTCCAGGCGCACCCAGGTATCCAAAGAGACCATACATTACTACGTGCGCGAGGGCCTGCTCCCCAGACCCAGGAAACTCGGTAGAAACGTGGCCGACTATGACGAAGGATATGTGAACAAGATCCTGCTCATTAAGCAGCTCCAGAATCATCGTTTCCTGCCTCTTTCCATGATCAAGAAGATTCTGCGGTATCAAAAAGGTTCTGTGGAGAGGGAGTCCTTCTTGCAGTTGCATGATAGCTATTTCAGGCCTGTGGATCAGCTCCTGCCCACAGAGGTAGTAGGAGAAGAGGCTTTTAGAAATGCCACAGGGCTGGGCCGAAAGTGGCTGGCCAAGATGGAACAATGGGGAATAATCACTCCAGAGATAAGGGATGGGGAGAAGATTTACTCTCAAGACGATGTGACCCTGGGCAGGGTGGTGGTGGACATGGACCGCATAGGCCTGGGGCCCAAAGACGGTTTCGACCCCGAAGCTCTAAAGCACTACAAGGACATGTTCCGGGAAATAGTGATCATGTCACACAGGTATTACATACAAGGGGCCTTGGGCAAGCTCACCCCCGAGGAGTACTCGGCAAGGGCAGCCAAGGGCAGCGAAATAATGAGCGTGTTTTTCTACCACCTGTACCGGAAGATATCCAGGGAAGAATACAGAAGGATTCTGGCTCTGATGGAAAACAAGGCAAATGATTCCTGA
- a CDS encoding ABC transporter substrate-binding protein: MRRRSRIAGWVGALATMALCLGFFQPAMAQEEVVIGFTGPLSGVAAEYGQDCVNGIEMAIQDINKSGGINVGGKKYNLKLVKLDDQIDPTQAVNNCRRLKDQHKASVIFNPVFNTLAAMAKINEEKGNEFLIMAYTSTPKMVEMGNKLAVAIPPPFTAYVRTFAELAWEQGWRKAAMVVTLGAYGDEWRAAFRDYWQKKGGQITEDKPANYYAETDFSAQLTAALATKPEFLLIGGPSATTALVIEQARNLGFKGGFVLIDQAKVDYIENILKGVKLLGNTIGVAAVRDIPTPSVPAWDKRYRENYKRMPTWETVLNYNAAHAVARAMEAAGTTSDAAAIRAAFPKAFPMLGDKFPSEYHGITPGGRIHCPASIQKLDPGGKYGPVLLAAWWFKDKADFDKFKAGRPTSETWAFFKHEKEE, encoded by the coding sequence ATGAGGCGCCGATCAAGAATTGCCGGTTGGGTGGGAGCTCTGGCTACCATGGCCCTGTGTTTAGGATTTTTTCAGCCGGCCATGGCCCAGGAAGAGGTGGTAATAGGCTTCACCGGACCCCTCAGTGGAGTTGCGGCGGAGTACGGTCAGGATTGCGTAAATGGTATAGAGATGGCGATCCAGGACATCAACAAGTCAGGGGGAATTAATGTTGGAGGCAAGAAGTATAACCTGAAGCTGGTCAAACTGGATGACCAGATAGACCCCACTCAGGCAGTCAACAACTGCAGAAGACTAAAGGACCAGCACAAGGCCTCTGTCATCTTCAACCCTGTTTTCAACACCCTGGCTGCCATGGCCAAGATCAACGAGGAGAAGGGAAACGAGTTTTTGATAATGGCCTACACCAGCACCCCCAAGATGGTGGAAATGGGAAACAAGCTGGCTGTGGCCATACCACCTCCGTTCACGGCGTATGTGCGCACCTTCGCGGAGCTGGCATGGGAGCAGGGTTGGAGAAAAGCGGCCATGGTGGTGACATTGGGAGCGTATGGGGACGAGTGGAGAGCCGCCTTCAGGGATTACTGGCAGAAAAAGGGTGGACAGATAACCGAGGACAAGCCAGCCAACTACTACGCCGAGACAGACTTTTCAGCACAGCTCACGGCGGCCCTGGCCACAAAGCCTGAGTTCCTGCTCATTGGAGGTCCTTCGGCCACAACGGCTCTGGTCATCGAGCAGGCCAGAAACCTGGGCTTCAAGGGAGGCTTTGTGCTCATAGACCAGGCCAAGGTGGACTATATCGAGAACATCCTCAAGGGGGTGAAGCTCCTGGGAAACACCATCGGGGTAGCGGCAGTAAGAGACATACCCACACCCTCGGTGCCTGCCTGGGACAAACGCTACAGGGAGAATTACAAGCGCATGCCTACCTGGGAGACTGTCCTGAACTACAACGCAGCTCACGCTGTGGCAAGGGCAATGGAGGCAGCAGGCACTACCAGCGATGCTGCGGCCATAAGAGCTGCCTTCCCCAAAGCCTTTCCCATGCTGGGAGACAAGTTCCCCTCCGAGTACCACGGTATAACCCCTGGTGGACGCATCCATTGCCCTGCCTCCATTCAGAAGCTGGACCCAGGTGGAAAGTACGGACCGGTCTTGCTGGCCGCCTGGTGGTTCAAGGATAAAGCCGACTTCGACAAGTTCAAGGCAGGCCGCCCCACCAGTGAGACCTGGGCATTCTTCAAACACGAAAAAGAGGAGTGA
- a CDS encoding branched-chain amino acid ABC transporter permease, producing the protein MELFLQQLFNGIMLGSTYAIVAVGLTLVFGILHIPNFAHGHLYMLGAYVAFFLMSMYGLGFWVALLSSMAIMALVGIVLERLAYRPLRNRPHIDSFISAVGALMILETSVIVIWGPQGRRIPNPYPDIVELFGVTMSHQRLLVIMAAVAMILALHFFIKHTTAGATIEAVAQNREGAMLVGIDVNRVSSLTFAISAATAAAAACLVAPIFIISPTMGALLGMKAFVIVILGGLGSIPGAILGGYILGLLEALGGGYLSAAYKDVYAFGALILILSIRPTGLFGKEVS; encoded by the coding sequence ATGGAACTTTTTCTCCAGCAACTCTTCAATGGCATCATGCTGGGCAGCACCTACGCCATAGTGGCTGTGGGTCTGACCCTGGTCTTCGGGATTCTCCACATACCCAATTTTGCCCACGGCCATCTTTACATGCTTGGGGCTTATGTGGCTTTTTTTCTCATGAGCATGTACGGCCTTGGGTTTTGGGTGGCACTGTTGTCCTCCATGGCAATAATGGCTCTGGTGGGAATAGTCCTGGAGAGACTGGCTTACAGGCCCCTTCGCAATAGACCACACATAGACTCTTTTATCTCTGCTGTAGGGGCCCTCATGATCCTGGAGACCAGTGTCATAGTCATCTGGGGACCCCAGGGAAGGCGCATACCAAATCCCTATCCGGACATCGTGGAGCTCTTCGGGGTAACCATGTCCCATCAGCGCCTCTTGGTGATAATGGCAGCAGTGGCAATGATCCTGGCCCTGCACTTCTTCATCAAGCACACCACGGCTGGAGCCACCATAGAAGCCGTGGCCCAAAATCGGGAGGGAGCCATGTTGGTGGGCATAGACGTAAACAGGGTTTCCTCCCTAACCTTTGCCATCTCTGCTGCCACGGCCGCTGCAGCAGCATGTCTGGTGGCCCCTATTTTCATAATATCTCCCACCATGGGTGCGCTTTTGGGCATGAAGGCCTTTGTAATAGTCATTCTGGGAGGCCTGGGAAGCATACCAGGAGCCATCTTGGGAGGCTATATCCTGGGCCTCTTGGAGGCTTTGGGAGGTGGATATCTCTCTGCAGCATATAAGGACGTTTACGCCTTTGGAGCCCTGATCTTGATACTTTCCATACGTCCCACAGGCCTCTTCGGAAAAGAGGTGAGCTGA
- a CDS encoding branched-chain amino acid ABC transporter permease, with amino-acid sequence MALVKNLQKRWWQLLILGMALALPHLLGSRYLFQIVLMGYLFSIATLSLNLILGYTGQASLAHAGFFGIGAYGVALLTKAGISFWLALPFSALLSALVGFLIGLPTLRTRGSYFAISTLCFGVIISIVAGNWISLTGGYTGVVGIPPPTPVKLPWGGQIGFEDRMAQYYLVLGFLLFTLWVMNRLVHSLLGLSFMAVRNNETLAGALGIDTFRVKLLSFVVGNFLAGMAGGLYASLIGSISPSTASMELTFNWLVYLLLGGVATLSGPIVGAFIIPLIMESLQFLAEYRMLIFGALLIAVIVYFPRGAMGAAEMLRQRVRGLLHRRREATEGVVAGQEP; translated from the coding sequence ATGGCCCTTGTTAAGAACCTGCAAAAAAGGTGGTGGCAATTGCTCATCCTGGGCATGGCCCTGGCTTTGCCTCATTTGCTTGGCAGCCGCTACCTTTTTCAGATAGTGCTCATGGGTTACCTTTTCTCCATAGCCACCCTCAGCCTGAATTTGATACTGGGATACACAGGCCAGGCCTCTTTGGCCCATGCAGGATTCTTCGGGATAGGGGCTTACGGGGTGGCATTGCTGACCAAGGCGGGCATCTCCTTTTGGTTGGCCTTGCCTTTTTCAGCTCTCTTGTCTGCTTTGGTGGGCTTTCTCATCGGACTTCCCACTCTTCGCACAAGAGGCTCATATTTTGCCATCTCCACCCTTTGCTTCGGGGTGATCATATCCATAGTGGCCGGAAACTGGATAAGTCTCACAGGAGGCTACACCGGCGTTGTTGGAATCCCGCCTCCCACACCTGTGAAGCTGCCCTGGGGGGGACAGATAGGCTTCGAGGACAGAATGGCCCAATATTACCTGGTGCTGGGCTTCCTGCTTTTTACCCTCTGGGTCATGAACAGACTGGTGCATTCCCTTTTGGGACTGAGCTTCATGGCTGTCAGGAACAATGAGACCTTGGCAGGGGCCCTGGGAATAGACACCTTTCGGGTGAAACTGCTTTCCTTTGTGGTGGGAAATTTCTTGGCAGGCATGGCCGGAGGCCTTTACGCGAGCCTCATAGGAAGCATCAGCCCGAGCACAGCCTCCATGGAGCTAACCTTCAACTGGCTGGTGTACCTTCTGCTCGGAGGGGTGGCCACCTTGAGCGGCCCCATAGTGGGAGCCTTTATCATACCCCTGATCATGGAGTCGTTACAGTTCTTGGCCGAGTACAGGATGCTCATATTCGGAGCACTTCTCATAGCAGTGATAGTCTATTTCCCAAGGGGAGCCATGGGGGCAGCGGAAATGCTGCGGCAACGGGTGCGGGGGTTGCTCCACAGAAGAAGGGAGGCCACAGAGGGTGTTGTTGCAGGTCAAGAACCTTAG
- a CDS encoding ABC transporter ATP-binding protein, giving the protein MLLQVKNLSKNFSGLAALQDVSLDVSQGELLAIVGPNGAGKSVFFGLITGMLRPSGGSIHFLGEEITGMKPHQVARRGIARTFQTTSLFDQLRVIDNLALGYRVRTRSGLWSTLLHARSYAEDRARVTERVLKVLKIIGLSHRALHFVSTLSQAEQRRLAIGMALMSQPKLLLLDEPTGGLLQRDTQEITDLIRNIHLQQGVTICLIEHKMRMVMELAQRMVVLNFGSIIAEGPPSVIAQDPKVIEAYLGVDHFAQTQ; this is encoded by the coding sequence GTGTTGTTGCAGGTCAAGAACCTTAGCAAGAATTTCTCGGGGCTGGCCGCGCTGCAGGATGTAAGCCTGGATGTGTCCCAGGGAGAGCTCCTGGCCATAGTTGGCCCCAACGGGGCGGGCAAGTCTGTTTTCTTCGGGCTCATAACCGGCATGCTCAGGCCCTCGGGGGGAAGCATTCATTTCCTCGGGGAAGAAATCACTGGCATGAAGCCACACCAGGTGGCCAGAAGAGGGATAGCCAGGACATTTCAGACCACATCCCTTTTCGACCAACTAAGGGTAATAGACAACCTGGCTCTGGGTTACAGGGTTCGAACCAGAAGCGGCCTTTGGTCCACGCTTCTACACGCCCGTTCCTATGCCGAGGATAGGGCCAGGGTCACTGAGCGCGTGCTGAAGGTCCTAAAGATAATAGGCTTGAGCCACAGGGCCCTTCATTTTGTCTCCACTCTCTCCCAGGCCGAACAAAGAAGACTGGCCATAGGCATGGCCCTCATGAGCCAGCCCAAGCTTCTGTTGCTGGATGAGCCCACAGGCGGTCTGCTTCAGCGCGACACTCAAGAGATAACAGATCTCATTCGAAACATTCATCTCCAGCAGGGAGTGACCATCTGTCTCATAGAGCACAAGATGCGCATGGTAATGGAGCTGGCTCAAAGAATGGTAGTTTTGAATTTCGGGAGCATCATTGCCGAGGGTCCGCCCTCGGTCATTGCGCAGGACCCAAAGGTTATAGAAGCCTACCTGGGGGTGGACCACTTTGCTCAGACTCAATGA
- a CDS encoding ABC transporter ATP-binding protein: protein MLRLNDVITSIGTFEAIQGVSLQIAHGEFVTLLGSNGAGKTTLLRTIAGVLRATGGSILFQNKPIHHLAAHQIVRLGLALCPEGRQLFPELSVYKNLMLGAYVRKDDSQGFRQTLEEVYNLFPVLRERSSQMAGTLSGGQQQMLAIGRALMCKPSMLLLDEPSMGLAPMVVRKIMGEILPAIHAKGTTLFLSEQNANMALAISQRAYVLESGKIVLEGASSELVMDEKVKKAYIGA, encoded by the coding sequence TTGCTCAGACTCAATGACGTTATAACAAGCATAGGAACTTTTGAGGCCATCCAAGGAGTTTCCCTCCAGATAGCACATGGAGAGTTCGTGACTCTCCTTGGCAGCAACGGGGCTGGCAAGACAACCCTGTTGCGAACCATAGCAGGGGTGTTGAGGGCCACAGGAGGCAGCATACTCTTCCAGAACAAGCCCATCCACCACCTGGCAGCCCACCAGATAGTGCGCCTGGGTTTGGCCCTGTGCCCGGAAGGCAGACAGCTCTTCCCAGAGCTATCGGTTTACAAGAACCTGATGTTGGGGGCATATGTGCGAAAAGATGATTCCCAAGGCTTCCGGCAAACCCTGGAAGAGGTGTATAATCTGTTTCCCGTCCTCAGGGAAAGAAGCTCTCAGATGGCAGGCACCCTCAGTGGGGGTCAACAGCAGATGTTGGCCATAGGCAGAGCACTCATGTGCAAGCCCAGCATGCTCCTGTTGGATGAGCCATCCATGGGCCTGGCTCCCATGGTGGTCAGAAAGATCATGGGGGAGATCTTGCCTGCCATTCATGCCAAAGGGACCACGTTGTTTCTATCCGAGCAAAACGCCAACATGGCCCTGGCCATAAGCCAAAGGGCCTATGTTCTGGAAAGCGGGAAGATAGTCCTGGAAGGGGCCAGCAGCGAGCTGGTCATGGACGAAAAGGTAAAGAAGGCTTACATAGGAGCCTGA
- a CDS encoding pectin acetylesterase-family hydrolase, which produces MTESTYSFWAKAGSTPNLVIYLQGGGACWSPESCVTDPTYYPDVTDADSPDFLHGIFAFGVEENPLKDWSFLYVPYCTGDLHWGSNDWVYKYAPGQSWTIHHRGLQNFLVALKWAKENFPRPRKILITGSSAGGFGAIGVFPWVKRLYPASRMYVLSDAGSGDTPREFDALADLHWGIQLPWWVGGISKPIYLPEFWRKMAQRHPRVRFGEYVAAWDSTLTWYRNEILTYFQVATDESNVCEDFHTHLMNTIAFKQESPNYKSYVAQGQLHVILPRPQFYTEASAGISFLQWLSYMIYDSPAWDNVACSEDCGKPAGCPY; this is translated from the coding sequence TTGACAGAAAGCACATACTCCTTTTGGGCCAAGGCCGGCTCCACACCAAATCTGGTCATATACCTCCAAGGCGGCGGGGCCTGCTGGAGCCCCGAGTCCTGCGTCACTGATCCTACTTACTACCCTGATGTCACAGACGCTGATAGCCCCGATTTTCTCCATGGGATTTTCGCGTTTGGCGTTGAGGAGAATCCATTGAAGGATTGGAGCTTTTTATATGTGCCTTACTGCACAGGGGATCTTCACTGGGGCTCCAATGATTGGGTGTACAAGTACGCCCCTGGCCAGAGCTGGACCATCCATCACAGGGGGCTTCAAAACTTCCTGGTGGCCCTCAAGTGGGCCAAGGAGAACTTCCCCAGACCCAGGAAGATCCTCATAACAGGCTCCAGTGCCGGCGGATTTGGAGCCATAGGGGTCTTCCCTTGGGTAAAACGATTGTACCCCGCTTCCAGGATGTATGTGCTCTCGGATGCAGGATCAGGTGATACGCCCAGGGAATTCGACGCCTTGGCGGATCTTCACTGGGGAATACAACTTCCATGGTGGGTAGGGGGCATCTCCAAGCCCATTTATCTGCCTGAGTTCTGGAGAAAGATGGCCCAAAGACACCCCAGAGTGCGCTTTGGAGAGTATGTGGCTGCATGGGACTCCACCCTTACTTGGTACAGGAACGAAATATTGACATATTTCCAGGTGGCAACTGACGAAAGCAATGTTTGTGAGGATTTCCACACCCATCTGATGAATACCATCGCTTTCAAACAGGAATCCCCCAACTATAAAAGTTATGTGGCTCAAGGCCAACTGCACGTGATACTGCCCAGACCTCAGTTTTACACCGAAGCCTCGGCAGGGATTTCCTTCCTCCAATGGCTTAGTTACATGATCTACGACTCCCCGGCATGGGACAATGTGGCTTGCAGCGAGGACTGCGGCAAGCCCGCAGGGTGCCCTTACTAG
- a CDS encoding iron-containing alcohol dehydrogenase has translation MPYWFENPTLKAIVPLALSTAMKGLNTIIRVPAIYAGFNVLPQGPVIGPSTMGAISPRCPRKRAFLVTDGFNQPNAQRVARFLQANGFSTQIWPKTLPEVPLPNAMECAVAMRDFEPDLIMAVGGGSVMDMAKAAWILYERPDIQDLAMISPLDPLNLRQRAMLAAVPTTSGTGSECTGAAVLTDVEVHRKIPIANLELIPDVAILCPEFTVSMPPGLTAGTGLDVLAHAMDAATTPAGNEFTDPLALKAVEMVFQWLPVAYRDGEDREARHRMMLAACLAGIAFGTSGCHLTHSLGHALGAVFGIHHGLAVGFFIPYTLQFCSKVTDRHLSICKILGLPAHDPVEGLRLLVERVWELFSQLGVPRTLQGLGIQPQELEAQMPTLVKYAYEDVDSYFSPRPITPLQCERLFRYAYQGKEVDF, from the coding sequence ATGCCTTACTGGTTCGAGAATCCCACACTCAAAGCCATAGTGCCCCTGGCCCTCTCTACGGCCATGAAGGGCCTCAACACCATCATCAGGGTGCCTGCCATCTACGCAGGATTCAACGTGCTTCCCCAGGGGCCGGTGATAGGTCCCTCCACCATGGGGGCTATTTCCCCCCGTTGTCCCCGCAAGAGGGCCTTCTTGGTCACCGACGGGTTCAACCAGCCAAATGCCCAAAGGGTGGCCAGGTTCCTTCAGGCCAACGGTTTCTCAACCCAGATCTGGCCCAAGACTCTACCAGAGGTGCCCTTGCCCAATGCCATGGAGTGCGCAGTGGCCATGAGGGATTTTGAGCCGGATCTCATCATGGCAGTGGGCGGGGGCTCTGTAATGGACATGGCCAAGGCCGCATGGATCCTTTATGAAAGGCCAGACATCCAGGATCTGGCCATGATCTCCCCTCTGGATCCGCTGAATCTGAGGCAAAGGGCCATGTTGGCTGCTGTGCCCACCACAAGCGGCACAGGCTCGGAATGTACAGGTGCGGCGGTGCTAACTGATGTGGAGGTCCACAGGAAGATCCCCATAGCAAATCTGGAGCTGATCCCTGATGTGGCCATCCTTTGCCCTGAGTTCACTGTTTCCATGCCCCCGGGGCTCACAGCCGGCACCGGACTGGATGTGCTGGCCCACGCCATGGATGCCGCAACAACCCCTGCAGGCAATGAATTCACCGATCCCCTGGCCTTAAAGGCTGTGGAGATGGTTTTCCAGTGGCTCCCAGTGGCGTACAGGGACGGAGAAGACCGAGAAGCCCGCCATCGAATGATGCTGGCTGCCTGCCTGGCCGGAATTGCTTTCGGCACCAGCGGCTGCCATCTCACCCACAGTCTGGGTCATGCCCTTGGGGCGGTCTTCGGAATCCACCACGGCCTGGCTGTGGGGTTCTTCATTCCCTACACCTTGCAGTTCTGTAGTAAGGTCACTGACCGACACCTCTCCATCTGCAAGATCCTGGGTCTTCCAGCTCATGATCCTGTTGAGGGGTTAAGGCTTCTGGTGGAAAGGGTATGGGAGCTTTTCTCCCAATTGGGAGTCCCTCGTACATTGCAAGGTCTGGGAATCCAGCCCCAGGAGCTGGAGGCCCAGATGCCCACATTGGTCAAGTACGCATACGAGGACGTGGACTCTTATTTCAGCCCCAGGCCCATCACGCCCCTTCAGTGCGAAAGGCTTTTCAGGTATGCGTACCAGGGCAAAGAGGTGGATTTCTGA
- a CDS encoding aldehyde ferredoxin oxidoreductase family protein, whose translation MHGYHGRFLEVDLTSGSLRDLPLTEEFCGNFIGGAGLASALLFERMESKMDPLAPESPLIMATGPLTGSPLPMVSRYAACGISPLTGFWGEATSGGTFPFRLKGSGWDGVIFLGKASTPVYLAMGDGKAQLRDASHLWGMDTYKTQEKISQELGLREISVACIGPAGEKLIPYASIINDRGRAAGRCGMGALMGSKNLKAVATWGDLKPSLGDPPKAAQLASQTIEQIKGHLVSVAFREYGTLMYMDMGMVLGDTPARYFTQSVFPVSSVTGQALRQKYRVRNYACRGCPIGCGRQIKDFKPSVDVDGPEYETVAAFGPLCLNMDLETVVQANHLCNSQGLDTISAGVSIAYAFYLFEKGVLEADKIGFQLHWGDGQAVLKLLEMIAGREGIGDLLCQGTLAMARALGRPEGEAAQVKGLEMPMHDGRAFHGLAVSYATGPRGACHLKGDYYNVDLGSLVLEYMILPAERMSSVGKGEQAAKYQSLKDLFDSLTLCKFAPLTPTQICEMLQAVTGSQITPQELLKAADRSINTKRAVSILQGLTKQQDTLPEICMTPLEQGSTAGSRPDLEIMLKDYYAYRGWDPQTGWPTQEKLSELGLEQVVQKLYHKP comes from the coding sequence ATGCATGGTTACCACGGCCGTTTCCTGGAAGTGGATCTGACGAGTGGCAGCCTTAGGGATCTTCCCTTAACAGAGGAGTTCTGCGGGAATTTCATAGGAGGAGCCGGCCTGGCCTCGGCCTTGCTCTTTGAGCGCATGGAGTCCAAGATGGACCCACTGGCCCCTGAAAGCCCCTTGATAATGGCCACTGGGCCCTTGACGGGCTCGCCTCTTCCCATGGTTAGCCGTTATGCAGCCTGCGGGATTTCCCCCCTTACAGGCTTCTGGGGCGAGGCCACAAGTGGAGGAACATTCCCATTCAGGCTCAAGGGCTCTGGCTGGGACGGGGTGATCTTCCTGGGCAAGGCTTCCACTCCTGTGTACCTGGCCATGGGAGATGGAAAGGCACAACTCAGAGATGCCTCTCACCTGTGGGGGATGGATACCTACAAGACCCAGGAAAAAATATCCCAAGAGTTGGGTCTGAGAGAGATTTCGGTGGCCTGCATAGGCCCTGCTGGAGAAAAGCTTATCCCCTATGCATCCATAATTAACGACCGTGGAAGGGCTGCCGGAAGGTGTGGCATGGGTGCCCTCATGGGCTCCAAGAATCTGAAGGCAGTTGCCACCTGGGGGGACCTGAAACCCTCTTTGGGGGATCCACCCAAGGCTGCACAGCTGGCCTCCCAAACAATTGAACAAATAAAGGGACATCTGGTCTCGGTAGCCTTCAGGGAGTATGGCACTCTCATGTACATGGATATGGGCATGGTTCTGGGGGACACTCCTGCCAGGTACTTCACCCAAAGCGTGTTCCCTGTCAGTTCGGTCACTGGCCAGGCTCTGAGGCAGAAATACAGGGTCCGCAATTATGCTTGCCGCGGATGCCCCATAGGTTGCGGAAGGCAGATCAAGGATTTCAAGCCCTCTGTGGATGTGGATGGCCCCGAGTACGAGACAGTTGCAGCCTTCGGTCCCCTTTGTTTGAACATGGATCTGGAGACCGTGGTGCAAGCCAACCACCTGTGTAATTCCCAGGGGCTGGACACCATCTCCGCAGGAGTTTCCATAGCTTATGCCTTCTACCTCTTTGAAAAGGGAGTTCTGGAGGCCGACAAAATCGGATTTCAGCTCCATTGGGGGGACGGACAAGCAGTGCTGAAGCTGCTTGAGATGATAGCTGGCAGGGAGGGCATAGGAGATCTTCTGTGCCAGGGTACATTAGCCATGGCCCGCGCCCTTGGCAGACCCGAGGGAGAGGCTGCTCAGGTCAAAGGCCTTGAGATGCCCATGCACGACGGCAGGGCTTTTCACGGCCTTGCTGTCTCTTATGCCACAGGGCCCAGAGGTGCCTGCCATCTCAAGGGGGATTATTACAACGTGGATCTGGGAAGTCTGGTTCTGGAATACATGATACTGCCAGCAGAGCGCATGAGTTCTGTAGGCAAGGGGGAGCAGGCAGCCAAGTACCAAAGCCTTAAAGATCTTTTCGACTCCTTGACCCTTTGCAAATTTGCTCCCCTTACCCCCACACAGATTTGCGAGATGCTTCAAGCTGTAACCGGCAGTCAGATCACACCCCAGGAGCTTCTCAAAGCAGCAGACAGATCCATCAACACCAAAAGGGCCGTGAGCATTCTTCAGGGCCTAACCAAGCAGCAGGACACACTCCCAGAGATCTGCATGACACCCTTGGAGCAAGGCTCCACAGCGGGCAGCAGGCCTGATCTGGAAATCATGCTGAAGGATTACTATGCATACAGGGGGTGGGACCCGCAGACGGGTTGGCCCACCCAGGAGAAGCTCTCGGAGCTGGGCTTGGAACAGGTTGTCCAAAAGCTCTATCACAAACCATGA
- a CDS encoding MoaD/ThiS family protein: MRVRVIFHGILSDWLGTQEASLELPQGASLRDLTQMLRDRFSHVMPQQLWDPSNNTFAKQVLAVSNAEPLRDLDTTLEEGQEIGFFLLLAGG, translated from the coding sequence ATGAGGGTAAGGGTCATATTCCACGGGATTCTTTCAGACTGGCTGGGCACCCAAGAGGCCTCCCTGGAGCTCCCCCAAGGAGCCTCCCTCAGAGACCTGACCCAGATGCTCAGAGACAGATTCTCTCATGTTATGCCCCAGCAGCTCTGGGATCCTTCTAACAACACCTTTGCCAAACAGGTCTTGGCTGTAAGCAACGCAGAGCCATTGAGGGACCTGGACACCACTCTTGAAGAAGGGCAAGAGATCGGCTTTTTCCTGCTACTGGCCGGAGGATAA